Within Raineyella sp. W15-4, the genomic segment GTCGCGGATCCGGTCCGCGGTGCACGGAGCAGCACCGGGTTTTTGGACTGACCAGGACATCAATATCATCGGATCGTGCCCAAGAAGCAGATCACACCGGGCAAGATCCGGGATCACGTGGAGCGGCTCGGAGAGCTGTATCCGCCGATCCCGCTGTCGTCGGTCGATCGTACGGTGCGCGATCCGGAACTGGTCCGCACCCGCTTCGGTCACGTGCTGAACTATCTCGCCCGGGTCGAGCTCGAGGTGGACCGCAACGTCCTGGAGATCCTCACCGTGATCCCGGGGGTCGACGAGGTCGACCGGCTCTTCTACCAGGACGTCTGGCAGCCACAGGAGATCCAGCACGGGCTGATCCTCGACCGGCTGTGCACCGATATCGGCCTGCCGCCGTCGACCCCGAAACTGACCTTCGACTGGACCTTCCGGCTGCTCGGGGCGCTGGCCCACTGGCGGCCGATCCAGGACGTGTCGCGGATGATGTTCTACCTCTCCGGCGCCTCCACCGAGCGCCAGGCCGTGCTCGCCTACAACAGCTTCACCGGCCGGCTCAAGGAGATCGGGGAGGACGCGATCGCCGAGTCGGTGATCCACCCGATCAAGCGGCAGGAGCCGGGCCACTTCGCCTACTACCGGATGTCGGCCGAGCTGCTCGGCAGCAAGCTCCGGCCCTGGCAGCGCTGGTTGGTCCAGCAGCTGCGCACCACCTCGTACAACATGGTCGGTACGAACGGCGACGAGCCGTTCAAGCGGGACATCGGCGGGCTGATGGTCACCTTCGACCTGGACCGCGACCTCGAGGCGTACGCCCGGGAGGTGGGCCGGCTGGAGGCGCGGGTGGTCTGGG encodes:
- a CDS encoding GTP-binding protein LepA, which translates into the protein MPKKQITPGKIRDHVERLGELYPPIPLSSVDRTVRDPELVRTRFGHVLNYLARVELEVDRNVLEILTVIPGVDEVDRLFYQDVWQPQEIQHGLILDRLCTDIGLPPSTPKLTFDWTFRLLGALAHWRPIQDVSRMMFYLSGASTERQAVLAYNSFTGRLKEIGEDAIAESVIHPIKRQEPGHFAYYRMSAELLGSKLRPWQRWLVQQLRTTSYNMVGTNGDEPFKRDIGGLMVTFDLDRDLEAYAREVGRLEARVVWANRNGMEFPPYVLAAMRESVELYREKGLWTLPARYDLEGHPLVQRPAADALVSAR